The Solanum lycopersicum chromosome 2, SLM_r2.1 DNA window AATTCACTGCTTCCGGCCAAAATTCCTTTGGAACTCTTCCCCGAGCAAGCAAGCTACGAACCATATTGAGAATAGTTCTATTCTTCCTCTCTACCACACTGTTTTGTTGCGGTGTATATGCTGTTGTGAGCTCTTTACGAATGCCACTAGTCTcataaaaatcaacaaatacCTTAGAGCAATATTCTCCTCCCCGATCTATCCGAAGGTTCTTAACAGTCCTTCCAGTCTCATTCTCCACACGAGCTTTGAAgattttaaatacattaaagGCCTCCAACTTTTCTTGCAGAATATACACCCAAGTCTTCCTggaataatcatcaataaaagtaataaaatactttttaccTCCATTCGAGATCGGCGTTATTGGCCCGCAAATATCTGAGTGTACCAACCCCAATACCTCTTTGGCTATCCATGACTTACTTTTCGAAAACTGAGAACAAAATGTTGTTTGCCAACAACACATTCTTCACACACTTCGCAGGGAACAATAATTTCAGGAAGCCCCGTCACCATACTCTTCCTTTGAAGGATCTTCAAGCCACCAAAGTTCAAGTGACCATATCGAAAATGCCACAACCATGATTGGGTTTTTCACATCTGCCATAGAACAAGAATGAACATTTTCAATCTTCAAAGGAAACAACCTATTTTGACTCATTTTCACAATAGCAATAATTCCTTTAGAAGAATCAGAAATTTCACATGCATCATTCCTTAAGATGATGACATATCCTTTTTCTAACAGTTGACCGACACTCAGCAAATTGCTTTTCAAAGCTGGAACATAGAACACATTAGATATGATCTCCACACACCCATTTTTGgttctaaaatttatattgcCCTTTCCCATCACATTCACAGTAGATAGATCACCAAAACTAACTGTCGATCGAAAGAtttcatttaaataagtaaaagaagaCTTACTTCCCGTCATGTGGTTACTACAACTGGTATCCACATACTAAAGAGCTTGTTGGTCAGGCTCTTTTTCAACATGAATTGCCATTAACAAAGTTTCTCCTTCTTTGTTCTCAACGAAATTTGACTTCTCTTGTTTCTCATCAGGCAGCCTAGTATAACAATCAGAACGataatgaccaaatttatgaCAATGATAACATTCTACCTTGGATTTATCGAAATCCCTTCCTCTGCCTTTACTGTAGTCATTACCTCTAAAATTTCCACAGCCTTCTTTGTTGCCTCCGTCTCTATTTCCACGATCtgctcttcctcttcctcttcctcttcctctaccTCTACGTCTACCCCTTCCTCtagaattagaagaaataaaagtagaagccttCAAGGCCTGCTCCTCAGAAGTTGAATTTCGATTCATCTTCTGTTCATGTACCAATAAGGAGCTTTGCAATTCATCAAGCGATAACTCATCTATATCTTTTGAATCCTCAATGGAGCAAACAACATAATCATACTTCGGCGTTAAAAAGTGCAATATCTTTTCAACAATTGTGACATCGTTCATCTTCTCTCCATGGAATCGCATTTTGTTGCTAGTCTCCATC harbors:
- the LOC112940875 gene encoding uncharacterized protein; this translates as MEFEARKLKDLKAKNYLFQAIERPISETILSKETSKDIWDSMRKKYQGTASVKRAQLQALRRDFETLQMKEGESVMSYCARTMETSNKMRFHGEKMNDVTIVEKILHFLTPKYDYVVCSIEDSKDIDELSLDELQSSLLVHEQKMNRNSTSEEQALKASTFISSNSRGRGRRRGRGRGRGRGRADRGNRDGGNKEGCGNFRGNDYSKGRGRDFDKSKVECYHCHKFGHYRSDCYTRLPDEKQEKSNFVENKEGETLLMAIHVEKEPDQQAL